One Aulosira sp. FACHB-615 DNA segment encodes these proteins:
- a CDS encoding UPF0158 family protein produces the protein MTTAILKDDIFLITKVMTSRDGDGVYGYLERDTGKLLIGGEDYRLDILPNDENVDEEAEVEFDLRYLPIPQNGSADSYQDMVAFIETVEDEKLRDLLGVAIQGRGAFGRFKDVLRRAEYESERNRWFSFSEQCEYDRAVKWLAAEGFSVTA, from the coding sequence ATGACAACCGCAATTCTCAAAGATGACATCTTTCTTATCACCAAAGTTATGACTAGTCGAGATGGGGATGGGGTCTATGGCTACCTTGAGCGTGATACAGGTAAACTTTTAATTGGTGGCGAGGATTACCGTTTAGATATTCTGCCTAATGATGAAAATGTAGATGAAGAAGCAGAAGTTGAATTTGATTTACGTTACCTACCAATTCCACAAAACGGTTCAGCAGATTCTTACCAAGATATGGTGGCTTTTATTGAAACAGTTGAAGATGAAAAGCTACGCGATCTGCTAGGAGTCGCTATTCAAGGAAGGGGAGCTTTTGGACGCTTCAAGGATGTGTTACGCCGCGCAGAATATGAGTCTGAACGAAATCGTTGGTTTTCATTCAGTGAGCAATGCGAGTATGACCGTGCAGTTAAATGGTTAGCTGCTGAAGGTTTTAGTGTGACAGCTTAG